The genomic window TCGACCACCTGGGCGGCTGCGAGCGGATCCTCCGCTCCCCGCTGCCGCTGGCGTACTCGGTCCAGATCCGCCAGTTCATCTTCGTCTTCCTCTTCACCCTGCCGTTCGGCCTGGTGGAGCAGCTCGAGTGGCTGACCCCCGTGGTGGTCATGCTCGTGGGCTTCCCGATCCTGGCGCTCGACGAGATCGGCGTGGAACTCCAGAACCCGTTCTCCGAGTCCCGCCTCAACCACCTCCCCCTGACCGAGCTCTGCGCGACGATCGAGCGCAACCTGACCGCCCTCGTCGCCGACCTCCCCGAGCCGTCGCCGGCCCGCAACGGCCAGGGCCCCGACCCCTCACGCCGGGACGCCGACGAGGCCGCCCGCCTCGCGTCCTGATCGCGTCGGCCGCCGCCGGCCTCGCTGCCGCGCAGGGAGTTCCTCCACGCCCTGCCCGCCGACCGGCTCCCGTGCCCGGGCTGCGGCGAGGCCCGGCGGCGGATCGGCGAGGAGGTCCGCGAGCAGCTCGAGTATCTGCCGGCGTCGATGCTCGTCCTGCGCCACGTCCGGCCCGATTACGCCCGCCCTTCCTGCGTCGCCAACTTGGCCGTCGGCGAGCGGCACCCCGAGCCGATCGAGGAGGGGCTGCCCGGGCCCAGCCTGCTGGCCCAGGTCGCGGTGATACAGTATGCCGAACACACGCCGTCGTATCGCCACGAGGGCTCCTTCCGCGGCCACACGTCGAGCTGCCTCGGTCGACGACCCGCGACTGGATGGCCGCGACGGCCGACCTGTTGAAGCCGCTGGACGTCGCGATGCACCGGCGGATCCTGCCGTCGCAGCTGATCGGCACAGACGACACGCCGGTGAAGCGGCATGGCTCACGCGCGGCGGAAGTTCCACGAGGCGCGGAAGGCGGACCCGGAGCGCTCGCACGTGGCGCGGGCGTGGATCAAGCGGCTCTACGAGGTCGCGGACGAGGCGGAGGCGGAGGCGGAGATCGCCGCGGCGACGGCGGGCTCGTGGTGAAGAGCTGCAAGCTGCACGGGGTCGAACGGAGCGCCGTTTTCACACCGGCGATCGACACAAGTCCAAGAAAAAACCTCCTTGCGGCGAAGCACAAGGAGGCTTGGTAGTGGAGGCGGCGGGAATTGCACCCGCGTCCCGAGAAGCGTCGATGAGGGCCTCTACGTGCGTAGCCGCTGTTTTGATTGTCGGCGTCTGGGCTCCCAGCGGCAGGATCCCATTCGGCTTATCTCGTCATGAGTTTAACCCAAGCCGCAACAAGAAGTTAGGCTCAGGCGATCCCGAATTGGCGTCCCCGGCCGGGTCTCTCGGGAGAAGACTCGGCGCGAGGCCGTCGCTGTTTTTCAGGCAGCGAGACGGAGACCAACAGTGTTGTTGGCAGTTAAGTTTCGGTCGGCTTTTTACGAGGCCTGCTGACCAACCTCGGCACGCCACCACACATCTCTGACATCCGGTCGATCCTGGTTCGCCCCCCTGGATTGCGACGGCTGGGCGGCCCTGATACCGCCCTCGCCGGTCACATTATTGCCCGCGCCCCGCGGGAATCAAGGACATTCACCACCTCGGAAGGCGGGGGACCGGCCCGGGCCTCAACGGCGACGCATCGCTCGGTCGATGTCCCGCTTCGCGTCCTGCTTCTTGATCGCCTCGCGCTTGTCGTAGGTCTTGCGGCCCTTGGCGATGAAGAGCTCCACCTTCGCCATCCCCTTCTTGAAGTAGATGGATAGGGGGATGATCGTCAGGCCCTTCTCGCTGGTCCTCGCGCCCAGCTTGTCGATCTCGCGGCGGTGCAGCAGGAGCTTCCGCTTCCGCTTGGGGACGTGGTTCATCCGGTTGGCCTGGAGGTATTCCGGGATGTCGCAGCCGTGCAGCCAGACCTCCTCGCGATCCACCTCGGCGTAGGCATCCTCCAAGTTCGCCTTGCCGTTGCGCAGGCTCTTCACCTCGGTCCCGGTCAGGACGATCCCCGCCTCGAGCTTCTCGAGCAGGTCGTACTCGTGCTTAGCCTTGCGGTTGCGGGCGACG from Aquisphaera giovannonii includes these protein-coding regions:
- a CDS encoding IS66 family transposase zinc-finger binding domain-containing protein; translation: MPADRLPCPGCGEARRRIGEEVREQLEYLPASMLVLRHVRPDYARPSCVANLAVGERHPEPIEEGLPGPSLLAQVAVIQYAEHTPSYRHEGSFRGHTSSCLGRRPATGWPRRPTC
- the smpB gene encoding SsrA-binding protein SmpB, which produces MAKKDGGKAAAKGKPPADDGIKVVARNRKAKHEYDLLEKLEAGIVLTGTEVKSLRNGKANLEDAYAEVDREEVWLHGCDIPEYLQANRMNHVPKRKRKLLLHRREIDKLGARTSEKGLTIIPLSIYFKKGMAKVELFIAKGRKTYDKREAIKKQDAKRDIDRAMRRR